In the Nitrosarchaeum sp. genome, one interval contains:
- a CDS encoding SemiSWEET family sugar transporter: MEIDGTLLTILGISAGILILSGWVDQIIKGYKTKSLKDVSKYLMLFISGGSILWLIYGIIVSDLFIIGTNIAAIFLMMTVFFMKKRYEKAAKTN; the protein is encoded by the coding sequence TTGGAAATTGACGGAACTTTACTTACCATATTAGGAATATCTGCAGGAATACTGATTTTATCTGGCTGGGTAGACCAAATCATCAAAGGTTACAAAACTAAGAGTCTCAAAGATGTTTCAAAATATTTGATGCTATTTATCTCAGGAGGCTCAATTTTGTGGCTGATTTATGGAATAATTGTTTCAGATTTGTTTATTATTGGCACAAACATCGCAGCAATCTTTCTTATGATGACAGTATTTTTTATGAAAAAAAGATATGAAAAAGCTGCAAAAACAAATTAA
- the tpiA gene encoding triose-phosphate isomerase: MFIINCKNYEEISGDKISEFVKIAEKISRKYRLKIAIAPPQHLIGLVSNSKTPILAQHIDNSKVGSTTGYIIPELLKKSKVIGSLINHSEHRISSKDISKLVLKLRELKMISVVCVKDVAEAKKYLKLNPDYIAIEPPELIGSGKAVSNEKPEIIIKAVNAVKSANNNTKLLCGAGIVSGRDVSKALELGSEGILVASGIIKAKNWTKIIEEFAKAMKK, from the coding sequence GTGTTCATAATAAATTGCAAAAACTATGAAGAGATATCAGGAGATAAAATATCAGAGTTTGTAAAAATTGCTGAAAAGATCTCAAGAAAATACAGGTTAAAAATTGCAATTGCACCTCCTCAACACCTAATTGGACTAGTATCAAATAGCAAAACTCCAATTTTAGCTCAACACATTGATAATTCAAAAGTTGGTAGTACCACAGGTTACATTATTCCAGAACTATTAAAAAAATCAAAAGTAATTGGTTCTTTGATTAATCACAGCGAACATAGAATTTCTAGCAAAGATATTTCAAAACTTGTCTTGAAGCTCCGTGAATTAAAAATGATATCAGTAGTTTGTGTAAAAGATGTTGCAGAAGCAAAAAAATATTTAAAATTAAATCCAGACTATATTGCAATTGAGCCACCAGAATTAATTGGTTCAGGAAAAGCAGTATCAAATGAGAAACCAGAGATAATAATCAAAGCTGTCAATGCAGTAAAAAGTGCAAATAACAATACAAAACTACTTTGTGGCGCAGGCATTGTATCAGGCAGAGATGTTTCAAAAGCATTAGAATTAGGTTCTGAGGGAATTTTGGTTGCAAGTGGGATAATCAAAGCAAAAAACTGGACAAAAATAATTGAAGAGTTTGCAAAGGCAATGAAGAAATAA
- a CDS encoding Lrp/AsnC family transcriptional regulator, giving the protein MEFDETDTKIIKNLLVDARLSARQLAHKIGLSTVTVLSRIKKLEQKKIITGYTARLDHQILGYDLTAIIEVKTTKGKMLEIENKIAENENVCAVYDITGPADILVISKFKNRDDLSKFVKSLSTIANVENTETHIVLNSVKEDFRLL; this is encoded by the coding sequence ATGGAATTTGATGAAACCGATACGAAAATCATCAAGAATTTACTTGTTGATGCAAGATTATCAGCAAGACAGCTTGCACATAAAATTGGATTATCAACGGTTACAGTACTTAGCAGAATTAAAAAACTAGAACAAAAAAAAATAATCACGGGCTATACTGCACGTTTAGATCATCAAATACTTGGATACGACCTTACAGCAATAATAGAAGTTAAAACAACCAAGGGTAAAATGCTAGAAATAGAAAATAAAATTGCTGAAAATGAAAACGTATGCGCTGTATATGACATTACAGGTCCAGCAGATATTTTAGTGATAAGCAAATTCAAAAACAGAGATGATCTAAGTAAATTTGTAAAAAGTCTATCAACCATAGCAAATGTAGAGAATACAGAAACTCATATCGTATTAAACAGCGTTAAAGAAGATTTTCGGCTACTATAG